The Megachile rotundata isolate GNS110a chromosome 4, iyMegRotu1, whole genome shotgun sequence region tatgtttatttttaatttacattctCATTTTTACGTATATTCTTTTAATACATCTTACTGCAAAAgtggaaaatattaaaaaattattgagttgaaaatttgataatgtacAGAGTATGCCCTCTTGTTGCACGTATAAATATATGGCCCGCGCCATATATCGAAGAATCTAAGATCGACAAATTTTACGAATTCATTGAagaatgtttcaattttaattccgGAACTGTGACGATACTATTTATAGTGAATTATTGTTATAATCAAAAATCATAAGCTCAGACACCAGCTTAGGTTCAGTTTCCTCTTCTGTCAGtaatttcctctttcattttcctaattcctaacATGGTTCTGATTTTTCAATCCCTTTGATTTTATATAGTTTTCACTACTCTGttactgaaatttaaaattaaatacagttttaaaaataatctgaaattttaatatgacaTCTTCCTTTTATTGCCCGATAATGTCCGGTAATGTCCGGTAAAGTCCGGAAGCCTcataatgtattttaaaatgattaataatccGCATTTGACCCAcggaatatatattaaatagtatacaattaatatataataaatatatagcatattaatcattaaaatcaatgttaattaaatcctaataaaaaaatggaacaagtggcgccatctctccggcgaacagggtgaactacacacatTTGAAACCGCATTTTAATTAGTTCCCATTTTCTACCACCAGATGGCGCTTCATAAAGCGCCCTCTGGTGGCAACAAGAAGAACTAATGAAACCCCGGTTTCAAAACcctgtagttcaccctgttcgccggagagatggcgctgaTAACTATTTTCCGCCAAAGCGCGcgaaatttaaaatacttaaatatatGTTACCGAGACCCCGGTCTTTTTGACTGCTATATAAACCagttatgtattataaattactcTGTACTGCAAATACATTCTATttctatgaaaatatatatttattaaacacaaaatgcaacaataaaaatatatcaacttTCTTCAATATCTCTTAAACAACAACGAAGAGTATCTATAAAGATATCCGCATGATATTCACCGAATATTAAACATGGTCTTAGTCGGATCGATTTTGAACCAGAATCACCCACTTGTACACCTATCATAAATTTATCATGACAATTATAATATGATCATAAGTTTTCAATTGTACATACTATAAAATGCAACTTACCTCTACTAAGTAATGCAAGCCTTATTTTGTTTTTCAAATCCGTAGTTGCTGCATCAAATCCAATAATAAAACCTCTACCACGAACAGCAGAGATAAGCTCAGGAAATTCCTGTTGTAATGCGTTCAACTGACATAGTAAATAATTGCTAACATGACAAACATGGGTTAACAGATCCTCTGCCTCAATGGCTTGTAGTACTGcttctaatattaatattttagtggGATCACCCATATAGGCACTGAACACTCTGTATGGATGTTTTGgcctagaaaataatttttaatacttagaGATTAAGAGTATTTCTGAATACAATTATTGaagaaattattacatgtattctGGAGTATGATAGACACCACTAGCTTGCATTTTGCTGCTAAATGTGACCATGTCAGGAGGagaatttaattcaaaatattcatGTGCCCATATTCTTCCTGTTGCTCCACCTCCTGTTTGTATTTCATCCAGTATTAAAGGAATCTTTTTCTGTGcaatttatgtttatattaaacatccagatttttattatgttaataCTTTACTAGAATTCAAATAAAGTATATACTTTTTTAGCTATATCCTGCAAGCAATGAAAGAAGTCTGGGGATGCATGTCTGTCTCCTCCTTCAGACTGTATTGCTTCAACTATAATACCAGCTACTGGCATTTTCTTTTCATAATCTTCTATTAGCTTCTTCACCTTTTAAACAATACACTTAATCACATTTAGCATTGTTACAAAGTGAATGAATAAATTTACTTCATCTAAGCATTTATCATCTTCTTTcctattttctttttcatattCATCTAATGGGTACATGTAATGTGGATAACGTGCAATTGGCCATGGAAGAGATGGTATATCAATCTTCATCATGTATTTATAATGTGTTAGTGCCAGTGCACCAAATGTCCTACCATGAAACGCTCCTAACATTACAAATTTCATCAGTTCATATTATAATATCTGCAACTGTATGTCAAATTACCATCAAAAGAAAGAATAGACAATTCAGGACAGCCAGGTGGTTTATTGTAAGGTGCAGTTTCTTTCTCTTCATCTGTAAAATCTTCACTTCCACGAAGTCTGTCTGCATATTTTATGAACGCCATTTGTATTGCATGTTCATTTGCACAGGCACCACACATAGCTGTGAAAACACATGGCAATCCTTTTGGAGCTACCTGATAACGCGacacatttacaaaattctttctattttttaacaatCATTTAGGACTTTCTGTTTTActtgtattaataatagtatCTTACACACGGCTGAAGCAATGTATCTTCAAGTTTACATGGCCATTCTAAACCAGGATATAATCCTAATGCTGGTCTATTTGCTATTATTCTCTAAAAATGAATGTTAACACTGTTTTATGATCATTTCAATGAACACAATCTCTTATGTTGTTTACTTGATTTCCAGCACAGGATAATGCACCAAGGATAGAGCGATGATTATATCCAAGGGGAACCATTGCAAGTTGCATAAACATATCTAGGAAAACATTCCCATCGATGTCTGCCAAATAATTTCCAACAGACCTCTGATAGTCTGCAAAGTATTGAATGGAGCCAACTTGCTGTAACAGTTTTTAACTGCATTTCATTAATACGTATCACTTTCACATAAAATTTATGTTGCAAAGGCACAAATATGAAcctgaattttagaaaattctttCATGAGGGCTTGTGATCTTGGTCCAGGGACATCACAAAGTGTGTATGGTTTAGCAGGTTCTCCTGGTAGAGGTGACTTTGGTACATGATGAAGTACTATAAATGTTTGGTAATGATACAATACATTAGCAATAGTAACAGTGTTTTAATCTTTAGACGGTAATTGACGTCGTATACTTACAACGAGGTTGTGAATTCTTTTGAATAGAGTGCCAAACACCTTTGCATAACATGTTCCAAGAAATTTCTGTGCTTATTAATTATTGTCAGTAATTTagaaaacttacaaaattctattatatataatgaaacacttttaaaaaatttgagaaaggataataaaaaatgtataacacATTTATATGAATGACATGTTCTTACTTTTGTTTCATATCATGACAGAAGAATGTAAATAGTTATTAACGTGGATTctgtttgatattaaaaataagatTAGTATTTATTAGAATAAACTATATATTAAAAGTAGTTGAAAATCATTCATACTTGATAATTTCTATATAAAacattattattgtacataaatgaaataaaaactaAACTTTTGAACGGTATTAATATGTTCTTTTGAAGTTTCATGAAGCCACTGTCATACagtagtttattattttttaagcaattacaaattaaaaaaggtAAATTAACATACTATGTTTTTTCTAACTTATATTTATAGTGCAATAAAAACAACAAAGTTTAtgattaaaattagtacaaatatatttattataaactagTAATATTAGATTTAGACGAATATAGTTTATGTAATCACACTTTGTTGCTTTTTTTTCTTAATAGAAATAAACACTTCGTTACATGATTAATAAGTGGGTACGGTGAAATGGAGCAACGTGAAATTTACACGGCCACAATTTCTTCACCCAGTTTTTACACTTCAGTAGCATGCCAAAACTTACGTGAGTAGTATCTAATGTGTGCCTTAAGTATTTCTACAGATTTTTTTACAGAAAGAACTTTACTTCAATGTATCGTCAAGTACCAGTCCTTATGTAAGGAATATTCATCATGAGTGTAGTCTAGCTACACTTAAATCTTAAGAATATTTTATGAGTCCATATGCGTCTCACGGAAATATTGAAGGATTAACTCTTTGAGATACTATTAATTTCTTCTGCTTGCCTTAGAAGAGCAATAAATGTAGTACGATTTGTTACCTTggattaatgtacttattacattcgtATTGACCTCTTAATGcaagtattaatatttgtttCTAATTCAACGTGTTGAGGCAAAGCagaagaatttaaaatatacacAAGATCTCAAGGAGTAAATCCGTTAAAGTGtttttcttgaaataaaattttatttaaattgtttactCAATTCTTTGCTTAAATCAAACTAACTAATCATAGCTACAAAATTTGAGGACATGATAAACACAAAATCCAGCAAAGAATTGAgcgaacaaaaaataaatacaacatTCTAATAATGTAGAAAGAAGTTTTTATAATAAAGTagtaataaaatagtatttcaataaataaacgAGACGCGTATGATACTGCTAATCAAAACGAGCTGATGATAAAGCTAATGCCGTGTATAAACCTGGGCAAAGTAATGAATTATATATCCTGTAACTATAATTGAAAGTCGAAGGTAAAAAACAGATCAGTGCCAGGTTCTGTGaactttgaattaaaaatactgTACAAGCGTGATCCTGGCGAAAATGTACAACCTGCTTTGAGCGATCTGCTTTCTTTTTACTTGAACAAACAATTAGTGATCGTCAAGATGCATCTGAAATTCGTGAAAGATACACATTAATGTACATACACGAATCCATGACAGTTCTCAACGTCAGAGAATAGTTCCTTACTCGGAAATATTTTAGATCATCACAGAATGAATCTGTACATAATTTAGCTCATAAAACATTCATGTACTTTCACTCTCGTATATTACTGACAAGTGAAATTTTAGATGTTTCTTTTATTCtgtatgaatatttattgtatgtatatttataagaTGTTCGCGAAATAATGTTACTTTTTCGTATCCTCATAGAATATAGAAACTAAATATACttgtacatatacattatagtatagtttagtaattttcatAAATGATAGTTTTTAATAGCTAAAATATAAACAGTATTTTCAGTGAATTCATTTTTTTGTGTGTGTTTAACTGACATACTTTGTTTATCATTGTCACACGAGAaccaaaattctataatttattcattatagACATTTCTACTTAGATATATACAAAGCAAGCATGTCTGCTTGTTTCTTACGAACTAATATCGTACGTTTTacttataaacaattttatagaaaatttgtgGTAAAacaacataataataattgtgagcacaataaacaaatttgtacaatttattatgcGCTTGCTAAATAATTCTTACGTCTACGTGAGAAAACTCGTTCTCTTTCCATTAAATGAAAAGTAATGTCATAATAATTGGaccattttccttttctttgCCGGTGGCCAGCAAACTTTTCAATGGTTTTTCTTctttgtaaattcataaaatacgtTGCATTGGGTTACTAAAAACTCATCGTTCTAAACGCCCAGTGGCACTGTTTtgatatatttgtaattatttttgtatcatgCATAATTACACGTATGTgataaatgtacataaataataatgctTGCACAGAACACATGAACTATGAACCACAACTTATGATGATCTTATacttaaagaaaaaaaagaagtgtTTTTTCTAGATTACACAAAACATAACAAGTAACCTTGTATTGCACGCTTCTTTCTACGATAAAAATCTTACTATTACCTAATTCATggtgtttttatattttatagttttgtaATAACTTTACGTTGACTAACCGTTGCTTcattttgtaaaagaaaaagaTTTGTAAACAAGCACtgcattatttattaaactaatACTTTATTGTCAGATGTAAATAAACGACAGAAAtagttatgaaaaatatatagtattagtattatttcaaatttaagtatAACTTAGTCTTACAATAAACGACGTGTTCATTTCATAAATGAGAAGGATCATTTTCATACTGTTCCTTGCTGAATATCTATCGGCGTTACTATACGTCATCCATTACGGTTAAAATACTATATAAGTTCCGGTTCAAAATTCACTGTACGGCACAATTGAAATCAAGTTCGCTTCCGCGAAGATAAATCAAACGTTCACACAAGTCTAATAAATAGTGAACTTATATGTTCTACTCTTACATATTTATAACTACTTTGAATGTCTGTTTTCTACATTTTACTGGCACAGATCAATTCTGTAGTTACACCGCATAAATTAACTGCTGATACTTCGCACTTTCACTCATTTATAGTTACAGTTTCTTTGTTTTTgcctttttcttttttgattGCTTACTTTCCTTCAGAGAACTTTTCCCTCAAACTTTTAATCTTGTGAACAAAATAAGTTTCTAAAGATTCTGCACACTTAAAGAAAGGTGACTCTCTCGGATTGTAATAACGACAATTGTCAAATATCTTCGTCATATCTCCAATAAATTCACTTAACTTTTTGTAAGATCTGTCATTTATTCTCAATTCTATTGTTTGCAGATCTGTAATAACAAACAATCAAgaaaataacatttatataaCGATAGAATTGTGTCGAGTTAAGTgcatattataatacaaaatcaaACTCACCCATTGGTTCCtttataactttataataaTCTGGCGCTTCGTTTGGATCTACCGGTTCCATGAATGGCCAAGCACTCTTGTGTGCctgaacatttaaatttatattaattaaatgaaaaaccTCGTGTACAATTTGCATTTACGCTTGCAATTTCCTTACCTGTATTtgcttaattaattttttcaacaaATCGAGATCTTTCGAATTAAGATTTTTCATGTTAGCAAAATTAACGGAAGAGTTTCGTTGGCAATTTGGACAAACATACTCGTCTATATTGTCTGCTTCCGATTGAAGGATACCTACGCAGCGACCGTGGAACCAATCTTGACATTTATCGCAGCAAATATAAAATCTGTAGAACAAGAAACGTTAATCCTGACGAAGgataattaattatatgaaataattaacCGTCACATACTGAGATTCGTCATAAGGTTGTTTGCATAAACAATACAATTCTTGCGTATCTCTTGCGTGTCTGCATTCTGTACAAACAAATTCTGAAAGCGTTTTACACATTTCTTCTGTAATACCAACACAATCTCCGTGGAACCAATTATTACAAAGATCGCATCCTACGTAAAACCTAACAGGACAACGAAATTGTAatggttaaataaatatatgaagtgaaacttttgaatttattatagCTTGCAGTTACTTACTTTGTTTCATCGTATGGCGTTCTACATAGACAATATAGTTTCTCTTTTTTAATTCTATTCGTAGGAGCAGCAGTTGAAGCGCTAGGTGGTGTGCTACTTTTCCCTTCTGCTTTATACTTCTTTGGCCTTCCACCCCTATTAGGTGGACTAACTTGTTGGGCCACTTGAGCATTTGCTTTGCGTTTCGCACTTCCCACTTTTACTTCGTCCTGCTTATGTCTCTCTGCTTTTGTTCTTGATGCCAACTCCGCTGACAAATCCTTCTGCAATTTCAATCaaacaacaacaaaattatataaatgtaaattagtCGTAACACAGTATGTACTGCAGTTATATTAATGTGACATACTTGAATGTCTATTTGTAGTTCTTTTTCAAGCAACGCTCTCTTCTTAAGAATATCTTTTTTAAGCAATTCTTTGTGTCTAAATAACAAAACTTGCATTCGGGAATGCACTTGTTGTTTTCTTCGTTGTTCCTGACTGTCTTTAAGCTTCGCTGCTCGTTTTTGTGGCGTCGTTTCGTTTTCGGATACTTCAACCTTTGGAATCCTATAACATAGATAGTATTGTACAGGATGCAAGGATATGacaaattttttctttcatttttaataaaactcacTTTGGAGTTTCACGAGGTTCTTGTTTTGGCGCGGGTTTCTTCCTAGGAGTTTCTACCCAATCTGAATCTTTATCATTTGTCGATGACTGTGCGTTCGTGGACGTGGTCGTTGTTGGAATGTTTGAAGGTGCTGGTCTTTTTCGAGATGGCACACGAGGGGTTGTAATTGCTGAAGTAGGATGTGTCTGATTAGTAGTTACTGAATTCTCAACACCACCTTTCATCTGTTTCTCTTGATATCGTTGTAGTTGCAGTAGTTTCTCCTCAATTTCGGGGTTAAGATTTTCTTGTTTCAAAGCATTTTTAATAGCTGGAAGTTAGACAATCATTTGAGCATTCAAAGTTATATTAATACAAGACAATAAAAGTAACAGCAATTATCAACTAACTTTGCTGTATATAATCAggtgttaaaataaatttgttcgcTGAAGAATCGCTTCCTTCTTTTAATGACTGCAAAGGTTGTTGACCATTAGCTACATTGGTTTTCTGAGGCTCTTCTTCCGAGGGTACACTAGGTTGTGCAACTTGTTGAACAACTACTTTTGGTTTCTCAGGAGAACTTGGAGTTGCTGTTGATGGAAGCTCTGGAATGCTTTCTGTTCCCGTTTGAGGttctgttaaaattaaaaaagcacTTCGAATATTTCATAAAAGCAGCAATATAATAGAGATACATACCGGCTGCCGCTGGAGGAGAAACGACTGgttgttgtgtgatttgtggtttTGCTGCTGGTGTAGCAGGAGTATTTGCTGTTGTAGAATTTTGAGAGCTTTGAACTGCTTGCTGACTGTTGGGTGCAGGTTGGACagctaaataaattttagtaggCCCTAAAACTCCTTGTTTCCCTGTTGTAGCTTGGGCTAAAAATTACATATATCATAAATATACTAATAGGATAATTCATATAACATATATGCAATATCAAACCTTTAAGCAATTGTTGTTTAACTTGCTGTTGAACCATTGCAAGCTGTTGCGGAGTAAAATCTGCTCCTTGTAAACCTTGTAAAACTATACGAGGACCTTGAGTGGTTTGAATAACTTGAGCAGTAACACATTTAATAACAGTTCCAGGTGGTTGACCAGCTAACAAGGATGCCTCTACGCTTCCAGGCGCTGGCGTAGTGGAAGCTTGATTCGTTGCAGTTGTTGATGTCACATTTGTAGGCGTACTGGTAGTAACAGTATTATTTATCGTTTCAGTCGATTGTGTTCCTGTTGCTGTCGCTACTGCTTGGGCGGATGGTAATACAGGAACtaaaacattaataatttatgCAATTCAAACTCTTCTTTGTAatctattatttaaaataaattttataaaatattaactttcAACGAACCTTGTTTATTTGGTGTTACAGCATTTTTGACTATGATGCTACTATTCGCCGAATTTAAATGCACAATTTGATTACCCGTTGGTGTACTGCGAATGACCACTTGGTGACCACCGATTGTCGTTAATTGAGCTTTGCCTGTTGCAAGCTGCTGAGCTAAGTTTGCGTTAGTAACTACTATTTGGTTTCCACTAATAACTTGACCACCAGAGGATATGACTTGTGCACCCTGTACAATTTGTCCAGCATTCGCTACTACAATAGCATTCTTTGTTGGTTGAGCTGTTGTAGGAGCCGCAATAGGTACGGTTGTTGTACGTTGTACAGTTTGCTGAGTTTGTGTCTGCGATTGCTGAGATGTTTGTACTTGTTGAGTGGAATTTGTTGCTGCTTTAGTTGGACTTGTTTTAGCGGTCGCAGCATTAGATGTTGTAGTTACTTTAGTTGCAGTAGCTGTAGTAGCCGCTTTCGCCTTGAAGACATAGTTTCACAAATTagtatgtaaatattatattatttttattataacacttCACCACAGGATTTTAACAGTATACGTCGTattcaatttgctaattttaccTGTGTAGTTGTAGTCGTTCCACCACTTTGTGCAAGACTGGTCGTAATAGCTTGAGCAGTATTTAGTACATGAAGCTTCCCATCAGGCATTTGAACTAACTGTTGACCAGGCATCAAGCCTCGAACTTGTAATTTTCCATCTGGCCCCCTTAAGATCTGTACTTTTTGCTGAATTTGTTGTACAGGTGCTatgttaaaaatacaaattaataagaATATGTAATTAATCATATTCCATAAGACTAGAGCACATTAAATATACCTGTTTGACCCGACGAAACTTTAATTAGAGATTGTTGTTGATTTCCAGTTTGTAATTGTGTTTTCGGTAAAATGCTTGTAGGTCCCGAAACAACCTTTGTTGTACCATCAGAGGCTGTTGAGATAAAATATCACATATTTTAATGGTATCTCCATACACACATTcttaatgtttatttatatttaattacttaCATTTCGCCATGTAAATACGCCTTGTACCAATAAAAGTCTTATTTTGTGTTGGAGTCGTCAAAAGGGAAGTTAACTGTGACTTTGTCCCGCTGTTTGGATTTGCTGGTATTGCAACTTTAGAAACTAATTTAACTGTGCCATCTGTAATTAACATTTCAAAGTTAGCtacaatttctttaaaaataaatttaatctttCAACACAGATATTACCATGAGCAGAGTTAGCAGTAACTTTAACAAGCTGCGTAGGCGAACCAGAATTAGCGGGACTTTTCAAAGTTTCCAAAGCCCTTTTCTGTTGATGAGCAGCTCTTTGCATGCGTAATTGCTGTTccattttttctttaatttcttcaggAGTGGCTTTTCCACTAACCAGTTGATCGCTTATGCCAGAATTTGACCCTGCATTTCGATTAGAACCAACTGCAGATTGCGGCTGACCCGATCGACTCCTAGTAATAATCTGGGCATTAGCCTTCTCTAACCTGGATAGGACACACATCAAGTGGGGTGTTAGTATCAGATGGTGTTAAATAAGGATAGGTCAGACTTTGAGTGATATAAGGTAAAGCCCAGGCATTCAATACACAGAAATCAGAAGTCAAAatacacatttacaatcacgcTTAAGGGTTACAGATTAGTTAGGACAAGGTTCACAGGGTATGTTATACATAAATGTAGAACTGATCATTAGAGAAACTCCTTGATGCTGAATCATGGcgtgaaaattgttaaatggtgaaactgaaattattaaactttgctCGATTAACAATTCGTTATTAACATACCTATCACCGTACTGTTTAATTTCCCACAATTCTAATTTATCTTCATCCACCCATTCTTCTGTAACTTGTGGTTCAGTACTTTGTGGTGATTCAGGCCGTTTCCTTTTCCTTAAACCACTTCTTATAGATGTCACTTCTGCAATGTAATATATACTTATTATAATTGAAGCTGTGAtcatttcattatatttatttcttatacaaaCCTCTGACTTGTTTTGGAAGTTCCAAAGGTATAACAACTTTTCGCCGTAAATACTGAGTTTTATCTAAAAATTGACCAACATGACGATGTTTAAGAATCTCCAAGGACATAATTTCAGTGTCGGTTGTGATTTGATGTTTGCCGTCGGTGGATAATGGCTTCGCGGCCATGTCATCCCACCGAAGGCATGCCCATAATATTCTTAACTGAAGGGCTGCCGCAGCTAATGATTTTATTCCGACTGTTCGATACAACCAGCAAGTTTTAAATAATGGTCTAGGGCAAGGGTACGGCCATACCGACATATTTGcctaatatttataaaagaaactcaaattaatatataaaatacagaaatgttgtAATCGTTATTAATGTGATTTTACGAAGTACCTTAGCCATATGATGAAAACCTTGAACAGGTATTCGGCCACCTACTCTAGACAATTTACGTAATTCATGCTGGGGAAGTAACAATATACTACGATGTTTTGTTTTTGTACAAAATGTAGAACACAAAGGATATTTTACAGGTGTACGTTTCTTTTTTCTATCTGCTAAAGAAATTGTGActttcttcaaataaatttttccctCCGTCGATGTAGCCGAATAAATTCTTTCTGTACCATCCGCATTTAGCTCTTTAACCATTGTGCTCCTTTGCACGGTTCGACCCCGCCGATTAACGATCATAGTTTTCTGTCCCGTGTTTGTTTTAACCTCGGATGAGAATGTAACTGAATTTTGTGATGTTGTGCTTTCTTGCGTACTTTTCACCACACCATCAGCAGTTTTTACAGTGTGCTGTGTTGTAGTTACCGTTGTAGTAGTAACCACATTACTAGTGGTAGTAGTAGTCACTACGTTTCCTGAATTTGCATCATTAGCATTCTAAAAAATAGTAATCTTTTTGTTACCTTATAAACAATGAAtacaatttttagtttaaagCTACTTATTAAACTGTACAATACATAAATATTAGATATCTTACCACACCAGGTTCAACTTTTATCTTTTTAGCAGGTGGCGAATCTTTAATTACATTGGTGGCTGGTGTTTCTTCAGTACAGTGAGTTGCAGAAGCTACTGCGGATTCTAAATCCTTCCTAATTGCATCTTTAGCTGCTTCGCTTCCTTCTTCCTTCTTCACTTGTGGTAATTGTGCTATAGTTGTACTAATCGACGACTGGTTATTATTCAAAGCACTAGCTTTTCTTAATAACGTAATGAGATCACGTTTTAATCTAGCTTTTTGTAGACATATAGGAGAATAACATGTAGATGTTAAACTCTGAGTCGTAGTCGTAATTTTTCCCGGGGGCGCCGTCATGTTACAATATCGCGAATAGCAACTACCATTTTTGCTAAGCCTCATTATGTTTGCGTACTGAGCTTTTACGTGTTGAATGCGTTTCCCTATTGCATTTAACATTTCTCTTGTTGAAGTGGACATAGGTTTAGGCTGCTTTCCAGTGAGGATACTTTGCAAGGGATTATCTCCCCCGTCTGTATCACTTTCTTCGTTATTTTCTATGTCAACCTCGGAATCTCCATCAGCTttttgattgactgattgatttGATACTTCTTTTGATTTTTCCTGAAATTTAATTAtgcattaaatattttacatatcgtCCAATTCacttgaattaaaataaaatcatatgtATTTACAGATTGCAACAATTTCCTTTCTTCCAAAAGCTTCAAATGTGTCCTACGCGCCAGGAAATCATCGATTCTTGTTTTTTTAGCAATTTTTGGATAATGAAGTCTTCCATTAGTAGTTAGTGCTTTAGTAATATCAATTTCTTCGAATTCCTTAATTGGTGTAAAGACTTTCTCAATTTTCATTCCAGCTAAAACTAAAGAAACAGATCTATTTAATATCCTTAATGTAAATAGAAAATGATTAAGCTTTTAATACACA contains the following coding sequences:
- the E(bx) gene encoding nucleosome-remodeling factor subunit NURF301 E(bx) isoform X1; amino-acid sequence: MTGRGSKRRGRPPKSVVMERPKKFQYHLMKKPKYLQNKGSETPNSQPSTPTPSRPTSPVESEESRRSTRTRKSRGARDRHSRKGGHSSSGVYQRRGYNPNVDYNDSEYHYGSDFGDESSEKSEVEEDLLQSDLDSSESIEEPDPSSDSDFSLSSYSNTSGTPRKTLLSQQRPPSPEPLWLQNRELPPLNLPKSSDDLLVPRELVMPSLSIYEVLRHFRTLVRLSAFRFEDFCAALMCEDQTNLLAEIHIMLIKALLREEDSQQTHFGPLDQKDSVNVSLYFVDPMTWPEALRSYVESDKSFDQNILHILSTCEYPFTSIEDRIKVLQFLTDQFLITNPVREDLLHEGTLNGNMHYDDHCRVCHRLGDLLCCETCPAVFHLECVEPPLVDVPTEDWQCSTCKAHKVTGVADCIPDVEKNGSLCRQEHLGFDRHGRKYWFLARRVFVESEDGEVWYYSTPLQLNEVMLCLDRNEMEVALYRELSDYKDEIVRQMELTEQITNQYKGNKKSYIEVENGLIQKLQKERQEKQEKEEEEKKEKQRQEAEEMVRRIHEGTDSIEEQLANVTNQQETKSHDESSSRENPSEIGGENVEIDGVDTNMTDIANKSTKTGTSSSSEEIDEEALEGEEGISKIGKDGKKHTIVTRSKTGSLQPRTFNMDDLKKRNSGQLSKEELEKLDKSLKEEGDGTRLTRQKAHQIASGTHLFKLGMDNTFKSYVNQYSTNPIALNKAQRNEERDKKRHLSHKFSLTQASEFKWVGSLTGTRALLVSTLRQTILQLESSIQASFMHTNWPLLRKPWTTAVGACVNPRDFARALIVLQACIKSVVFASVWHDQLGHVKLQRVTALEREEKKRQDKKDKKEREDEEERNRLFNFVKYTLGLKHQVWKQKGEEYRVHGQGGWLWVSASRRYRFSDMSKLGLRTGPQKVMVQIKDQEGLKILALDPPTYEFLIKEYCPTKKEEYNTDIKIKQEIKEEDSSKDAVNSSVSQDLKTENIKTETVDDTESTKTVTKAEESSTKTDSQAIKQETKMNLSFLAGMKIEKVFTPIKEFEEIDITKALTTNGRLHYPKIAKKTRIDDFLARRTHLKLLEERKLLQSEKSKEVSNQSVNQKADGDSEVDIENNEESDTDGGDNPLQSILTGKQPKPMSTSTREMLNAIGKRIQHVKAQYANIMRLSKNGSCYSRYCNMTAPPGKITTTTQSLTSTCYSPICLQKARLKRDLITLLRKASALNNNQSSISTTIAQLPQVKKEEGSEAAKDAIRKDLESAVASATHCTEETPATNVIKDSPPAKKIKVEPGVNANDANSGNVVTTTTTSNVVTTTTVTTTQHTVKTADGVVKSTQESTTSQNSVTFSSEVKTNTGQKTMIVNRRGRTVQRSTMVKELNADGTERIYSATSTEGKIYLKKVTISLADRKKKRTPVKYPLCSTFCTKTKHRSILLLPQHELRKLSRVGGRIPVQGFHHMAKANMSVWPYPCPRPLFKTCWLYRTVGIKSLAAAALQLRILWACLRWDDMAAKPLSTDGKHQITTDTEIMSLEILKHRHVGQFLDKTQYLRRKVVIPLELPKQVREVTSIRSGLRKRKRPESPQSTEPQVTEEWVDEDKLELWEIKQYGDRLEKANAQIITRSRSGQPQSAVGSNRNAGSNSGISDQLVSGKATPEEIKEKMEQQLRMQRAAHQQKRALETLKSPANSGSPTQLVKVTANSAHDGTVKLVSKVAIPANPNSGTKSQLTSLLTTPTQNKTFIGTRRIYMAKSSDGTTKVVSGPTSILPKTQLQTGNQQQSLIKVSSGQTAPVQQIQQKVQILRGPDGKLQVRGLMPGQQLVQMPDGKLHVLNTAQAITTSLAQSGGTTTTTQAKAATTATATKVTTTSNAATAKTSPTKAATNSTQQVQTSQQSQTQTQQTVQRTTTVPIAAPTTAQPTKNAIVVANAGQIVQGAQVISSGGQVISGNQIVVTNANLAQQLATGKAQLTTIGGHQVVIRSTPTGNQIVHLNSANSSIIVKNAVTPNKQVPVLPSAQAVATATGTQSTETINNTVTTSTPTNVTSTTATNQASTTPAPGSVEASLLAGQPPGTVIKCVTAQVIQTTQGPRIVLQGLQGADFTPQQLAMVQQQVKQQLLKAQATTGKQGVLGPTKIYLAVQPAPNSQQAVQSSQNSTTANTPATPAAKPQITQQPVVSPPAAAEPQTGTESIPELPSTATPSSPEKPKVVVQQVAQPSVPSEEEPQKTNVANGQQPLQSLKEGSDSSANKFILTPDYIQQTIKNALKQENLNPEIEEKLLQLQRYQEKQMKGGVENSVTTNQTHPTSAITTPRVPSRKRPAPSNIPTTTTSTNAQSSTNDKDSDWVETPRKKPAPKQEPRETPKIPKVEVSENETTPQKRAAKLKDSQEQRRKQQVHSRMQVLLFRHKELLKKDILKKRALLEKELQIDIQKDLSAELASRTKAERHKQDEVKVGSAKRKANAQVAQQVSPPNRGGRPKKYKAEGKSSTPPSASTAAPTNRIKKEKLYCLCRTPYDETKFYVGCDLCNNWFHGDCVGITEEMCKTLSEFVCTECRHARDTQELYCLCKQPYDESQFYICCDKCQDWFHGRCVGILQSEADNIDEYVCPNCQRNSSVNFANMKNLNSKDLDLLKKLIKQIQAHKSAWPFMEPVDPNEAPDYYKVIKEPMDLQTIELRINDRSYKKLSEFIGDMTKIFDNCRYYNPRESPFFKCAESLETYFVHKIKSLREKFSEGK